From the Orcinus orca chromosome 7, mOrcOrc1.1, whole genome shotgun sequence genome, the window ctttattttcatttagttggAATAAAGACCCACACTGTTTCTGTCAGTGTACATaagccaaaactttaaaaaaaatagaagtccATTGCACTGTCCATTGTGCGACAGAGCcaccttaaagaaaataaatgccatAAAACAATAATACTAAATAACTGAAGATAAAAGGTGCTAATTGAAGTTGAGAAATATAGCAGACAGAAGTGGAATTtgatttacagagaagaaaatacatttctatttaaagatttaactagattattttaaataatctgttGGGGCAAGCCGTTGCTTTATTTAAGACAAATgaaagcatcttttcatttgcttggcTTTGGGTGGAGGAGCTTTAGTGTAGACAGTGTCGGTAGCTTCTCGGTTTGGGGCGTAAAAATGTACAGAATAGAATTGATTTAGTCCCTAACAGTTACTCCTTCCATGAGGCACCATGTATTAGCACAGTAGCAATCTAGCTGTTAAACTAGATGTATGGATGAATATTCTTTATGAAGGAATGCTTTGgtatttctctttccatttgaTGATTAGAACCATCAGTAGTGTACTATTAAAATCGCAGATGCCAGGGCTCTTTTCTGACTcagtattggaaaaaaaaaaaaaaagcatagttaTGTCTGATGAGTAACCGGGTATAAGAGTCACTGCTGTTAActtgaaagaaaagataaaacattgGAGAAATTTTGAACTGTTAGCATGGTTTGCTATAAAATTATAAGGGTGATAGTATTTATGTGAAGTAACTTTTGTTCTTGTTCCAGAGTAAGAAAAATCTCCAAAACactctattattattttgcttttacttGTTATGAGTCATTTACCTTGAATTTGTTTGCCCATTTAAAATCCCTTATCCATTTAGATGTTAGATATTCTTCTACCATATCAATTTCTGATTAATAAATTCAACTGTTTTAACTTCATCAAGTTGGTAGATTGATGTTTGCCTCTCATAAGCtataatacatttcttttttaaaaaatttgtaatgCTGACTTTATACAACAGTATTGGATTTTACCAAAGgtatagaaagatagataaatatgtttatttttttctgtaataataGTTAAGCTGTGTAGTTATAATATGCCAGTATTCAGTTTGAATCCAGTGTTTAATTTTGGCAGTGATTAGTGGTTAATAGACACAACCTTAATAATGCACaaatttttcatgtaattgactatctttcctttctttcaaaaatagatGTTCAAGACAGAGTTCCTTCTTCATATTCACAAGGagcaagaccaaaagagaacTCTTTGAGCACTTTACAATTGAATACATCATCTACAAATCACCAGATGCCTTCTGAACATCAGACCATACCATGTTCTAGGGACTCTGGTAGAAATTCTTTAAGATCAAATTTTTCTCCAAGAGAATTAGAATCTCCCCAAAGCAGTATACAGCCTGGATTTTCTTATATTTCAAATAGAGGTGAAACCTCAACTATAGGCAGTTCAAATAGGGTTGGCTCATCTCAAAGATCATTTCAAGAATCTTCTGACAATGAAGGTAGGCGTACAACAAGGAGATTGCTGTCACGTATAGCTTCTAGTATGTCATCTACTTTTTTTTCACGAAGGTCTAGTCAAGATTCCTTGAATACAAGATCATTGAGTTCTGAGAATTCTTACATTTCTCCAAGAATCTTGACAGCTTCACAGTCTCGTAATGCAGCATCAGCTTCTGATGGTCCTGATAACAGGGCATCCGAAGCTTCTCAGGGATTTCGATTTCTTCGGCGAAGATGGGGTTTGTCATCTCTTAGCCAAAATCATAGCTCTGAGCCAGATTCCCAAAATTTTAACCAAGAATCTGAAGGTAGAAATACAGGACCATGGTTATCTTCCTCACTTAGAAATAGATGCACACCTTTGTTCTCTAGAAGGAGGCGAGAGGGACGAGATGAATCTTCAAGGATATCTACCTCTGATATACCATCTAGATCTCATCATATTTTTAGAAGAGAATCAAATGAAGTGGTTCACCTTGAAGCACAGAGTGATCCCCTTGGGGCTACTGCCAGCAGACCACAAGCATCTGCAGCACCAAGCAGTGCTGCTACGGGTGGCTCCATATCGGATTCGGCTCACGGTGGACGAAGTACAGGAATAACAGGGATCCTTCCTGGTTCCTTATTCCGATTTGCAGTGCCCCCGGCACTTGGAAGTAATTTGACCGACAATGTCATGATCACTGTAGATATTATTCCTTCAGGTTGGAGTTCATCTGatggaaaaaatgataaaactaaaaatgtaccCTCAAGAGACCCAGAAagactgcaaaaaataaaagagaggtaAGTTTGAATACCTATCTTAAGCCTGTGAAGAACAGATGAGAGAAAGAACTGTTTGTTTCTAAAATGGTTTCTCATAAGAGtgatgtctggggcttccctggtggcgcagtggttgagagtccgcctgctgatgcaggggacacgggttcgtgccccgatccgggaagattccacatgccgcggagcggctgggcccgtgagccatggccactgagcctgtgcgtctggagcctgtgctccgcaacgggagaggccacggcagtgaggcCTGCGAACCCCCCGCCAAAAAAGAGTGATGTCTGAAATTTCTTGCCTTAAAATTTACATCCAGTAAGATGTTAGCGTCTTGCTCAGAGGTAAAATGGATAAGAATTAATACTGGTGGTGGGCACTGGGGGTGTAGATTGCATTGGGAAATAATCTAAAGGTTATTTTTAACCAGCTTTGGCTAcagatacatatagatatatgtatatataaaatatacaaaatcttaatatacaaatatacaaatctTACATATACAAAATCTTAATCTCTTACCCTGTTTCTAGGTAGACTAGTGCTAAATGGGATTGGTAAAGCAGCCCAAGTCGTTGTGGATTATCAAGACAATGTTTCAGCCtttataatatcatttattgGGACTTGCCTGTTGGTCCAGTGGccaagactctgcgctcccaatgcagggggcctgggtttgatccctggtcagggaactagatcccacatgccacagctaagagtttgcatgccgcaactaaagatcccacgtgccacaactaagacccagtgcagcaaaataaataaataaccaaaaaataagatcatttatttaccatttatttgtatttctcacTTCAGATCTTTTTTGGAATAAGTTAAAATCGTTTccacaaattttaaagttttgtttttaagtccaAATGTATACtgaatattctttatatattgtgacTATTTGACAGAGATAGCAGTTTAAATTCAGGACTTAGAATCTTTTTATTCATGTGAAATCTTTTGTAGAGTTTAGT encodes:
- the MARCHF7 gene encoding E3 ubiquitin-protein ligase MARCHF7 isoform X3, which gives rise to MESKPSRIPRRISVQPSSSLSARMMSGSRGSSLNDTYHSRDSSFRLDSEYQSTSASASALPFQSTWYSESEITQGARSRSQNQQRDHDSKRPKLSCTNCTSTSAGRSVGHGLNAVSDSSWRHSQVPRSSSVVLGSFGTDLMRERRADSSISNLMDYSHRSGDFTTSSYVQDRVPSSYSQGARPKENSLSTLQLNTSSTNHQMPSEHQTIPCSRDSGRNSLRSNFSPRELESPQSSIQPGFSYISNRGETSTIGSSNRVGSSQRSFQESSDNEGRRTTRRLLSRIASSMSSTFFSRRSSQDSLNTRSLSSENSYISPRILTASQSRNAASASDGPDNRASEASQGFRFLRRRWGLSSLSQNHSSEPDSQNFNQESEGRNTGPWLSSSLRNRCTPLFSRRRREGRDESSRISTSDIPSRSHHIFRRESNEVVHLEAQSDPLGATASRPQASAAPSSAATGGSISDSAHGGRSTGITGILPGSLFRFAVPPALGSNLTDNVMITVDIIPSGWSSSDGKNDKTKNVPSRDPERLQKIKESLLLEDSEEEEGDLCRICQMAAASSSNLLIEPCKCTGSLQYVHQECMKKWLQAKINSGSSLEAVTTCELCKEKLQLNLEDFDIHELHRAHANEQAEYEFISSGLYLVVLLHLCEQSFSDMMGNTNEPSTRVRFINLARTLQAHMEDLETSEDDSEEDGDHNRTFDIA
- the MARCHF7 gene encoding E3 ubiquitin-protein ligase MARCHF7 isoform X5; amino-acid sequence: MESKPSRIPRRISVQPSSSLSARMMSGSRGSSLNDTYHSRDSSFRLDSEYQSTSASASALPFQSTWYSESEITQGARSRSQNQQRDHDSKRPKLSCTNCTSTSAGRSVGHGLNAVSDSSWRHSQVPRSSSVVLGSFGTDLMRERRADSSISNLMDYSHRSGDFTTSSYVQDRVPSSYSQGARPKENSLSTLQLNTSSTNHQMPSEHQTIPCSRDSGRNSLRSNFSPRELESPQSSIQPGFSYISNRGETSTIGSSNRVGSSQRSFQESSDNEGRRTTRRLLSRIASSMSSTFFSRRSSQDSLNTRSLSSENSYISPRILTASQSRNAASASDGPDNRASEASQGFRFLRRRWGLSSLSQNHSSEPDSQNFNQESEGRNTGPWLSSSLRNRCTPLFSRRRREGRDESSRISTSDIPSRSHHIFRRESNEVVHLEAQSDPLGATASRPQASAAPSSAATGGSISDSAHGGRSTGITGILPGSLFRFAVPPALGSNLTDNVMITVDIIPSGWSSSDGKNDKTKNVPSRDPERLQKIKESLLLEDSEEEEGDLCRICQMAAASSSNLLIEPCKCTGSLQYVHQECMKKWLQAKINSGSSLEAVTTCELCKEKLQLNLEDFDIHELHRAHANEQAEYEFISSGLYLVVLLHLCEQSFSDMMGNTNEPSTRVRLQRMILKKMETITEHLILPNFT
- the MARCHF7 gene encoding E3 ubiquitin-protein ligase MARCHF7 isoform X1, with the translated sequence MESKPSRIPRRISVQPSSSLSARMMSGSRGSSLNDTYHSRDSSFRLDSEYQSTSASASALPFQSTWYSESEITQGARSRSQNQQRDHDSKRPKLSCTNCTSTSAGRSVGHGLNAVSDSSWRHSQVPRSSSVVLGSFGTDLMRERRADSSISNLMDYSHRSGDFTTSSYVQDRVPSSYSQGARPKENSLSTLQLNTSSTNHQMPSEHQTIPCSRDSGRNSLRSNFSPRELESPQSSIQPGFSYISNRGETSTIGSSNRVGSSQRSFQESSDNEGRRTTRRLLSRIASSMSSTFFSRRSSQDSLNTRSLSSENSYISPRILTASQSRNAASASDGPDNRASEASQGFRFLRRRWGLSSLSQNHSSEPDSQNFNQESEGRNTGPWLSSSLRNRCTPLFSRRRREGRDESSRISTSDIPSRSHHIFRRESNEVVHLEAQSDPLGATASRPQASAAPSSAATGGSISDSAHGGRSTGITGILPGSLFRFAVPPALGSNLTDNVMITVDIIPSGWSSSDGKNDKTKNVPSRDPERLQKIKESLLLEDSEEEEGDLCRICQMAAASSSNLLIEPCKCTGSLQYVHQECMKKWLQAKINSGSSLEAVTTCELCKEKLQLNLEDFDIHELHRAHANEQAEYEFISSGLYLVVLLHLCEQSFSDMMGNTNEPSTRVRFINLARTLQAHMEDLETVISQILLRCVRALALSLLFLSLVYFSLATMNTN
- the MARCHF7 gene encoding E3 ubiquitin-protein ligase MARCHF7 isoform X2, whose amino-acid sequence is MESKPSRIPRRISVQPSSSLSARMMSGSRGSSLNDTYHSRDSSFRLDSEYQSTSASASALPFQSTWYSESEITQGARSRSQNQQRDHDSKRPKLSCTNCTSTSAGRSVGHGLNAVSDSSWRHSQVPRSSSVVLGSFGTDLMRERRADSSISNLMDYSHRSGDFTTSSYVQDRVPSSYSQGARPKENSLSTLQLNTSSTNHQMPSEHQTIPCSRDSGRNSLRSNFSPRELESPQSSIQPGFSYISNRGETSTIGSSNRVGSSQRSFQESSDNEGRRTTRRLLSRIASSMSSTFFSRRSSQDSLNTRSLSSENSYISPRILTASQSRNAASASDGPDNRASEASQGFRFLRRRWGLSSLSQNHSSEPDSQNFNQESEGRNTGPWLSSSLRNRCTPLFSRRRREGRDESSRISTSDIPSRSHHIFRRESNEVVHLEAQSDPLGATASRPQASAAPSSAATGGSISDSAHGGRSTGITGILPGSLFRFAVPPALGSNLTDNVMITVDIIPSGWSSSDGKNDKTKNVPSRDPERLQKIKESLLLEDSEEEEGDLCRICQMAAASSSNLLIEPCKCTGSLQYVHQECMKKWLQAKINSGSSLEAVTTCELCKEKLQLNLEDFDIHELHRAHANEQAEYEFISSGLYLVVLLHLCEQSFSDMMGNTNEPSTRVRFINLARTLQAHMEDLESPHGPLIGSQLRQQLQSLKITFQL
- the MARCHF7 gene encoding E3 ubiquitin-protein ligase MARCHF7 isoform X4, with product MESKPSRIPRRISVQPSSSLSARMMSGSRGSSLNDTYHSRDSSFRLDSEYQSTSASASALPFQSTWYSESEITQGARSRSQNQQRDHDSKRPKLSCTNCTSTSAGRSVGHGLNAVSDSSWRHSQVPRSSSVVLGSFGTDLMRERRADSSISNLMDYSHRSGDFTTSSYVQDRVPSSYSQGARPKENSLSTLQLNTSSTNHQMPSEHQTIPCSRDSGRNSLRSNFSPRELESPQSSIQPGFSYISNRGETSTIGSSNRVGSSQRSFQESSDNEGRRTTRRLLSRIASSMSSTFFSRRSSQDSLNTRSLSSENSYISPRILTASQSRNAASASDGPDNRASEASQGFRFLRRRWGLSSLSQNHSSEPDSQNFNQESEGRNTGPWLSSSLRNRCTPLFSRRRREGRDESSRISTSDIPSRSHHIFRRESNEVVHLEAQSDPLGATASRPQASAAPSSAATGGSISDSAHGGRSTGITGILPGSLFRFAVPPALGSNLTDNVMITVDIIPSGWSSSDGKNDKTKNVPSRDPERLQKIKESLLLEDSEEEEGDLCRICQMAAASSSNLLIEPCKCTGSLQYVHQECMKKWLQAKINSGSSLEAVTTCELCKEKLQLNLEDFDIHELHRAHANEQAEYEFISSGLYLVVLLHLCEQSFSDMMGNTNEPSTRVRFINLARTLQAHMEDLETVISQILLSFRG